The proteins below come from a single Cololabis saira isolate AMF1-May2022 chromosome 2, fColSai1.1, whole genome shotgun sequence genomic window:
- the LOC133418650 gene encoding protein mushroom body miniature-like: protein MDELGVSPRRTRLTTQKEKAEKGKSSGKHALTCLKEAQQSRREDSDDEAMRGSEMQHDSEDDSEDDSESSSESSSESSSDRIRRKRRRKANIALACGLEDQVMW, encoded by the exons ATGGATGAGCTCGGAGTCTCACCTCGCAGGACCAGGCTAACCACGCAGAAGGAAAAAGCGGAAAAGGGAAAATCATCTGGAAAACATG ctttgacatgtctcaaggaggctcaacagtccagaagagaagacagtgatgatgaagcgatgaggggatctgagatgcagcatgacagtgaagacgacagtgaggatgactctgaatccagctctgaatccagctctgaatccagctctgacaggataaggagaaaaaggcgaagaaaagcaaacatcgCTCTCGCCTGCGGG tTGGAGGACCAGGTGATGTGGTGA